The Megalobrama amblycephala isolate DHTTF-2021 linkage group LG7, ASM1881202v1, whole genome shotgun sequence genome window below encodes:
- the zgc:111983 gene encoding uncharacterized protein zgc:111983 translates to MEWRIIVPVLCLIGILHVPGNAAQTNSTNATTVYRFSLRFSINDTFLSNYSDLTNTATAALIKNITAQVEPLYRTKYVNFQRFNISKFSAGSIVTEGELQFSNGSKPNGPDLTQVLNNGSFSFTIITNSTITAEVTEPAATTTATPTTTTSAPAKVGKISLVFKLLQTFKNNYANLSDPETKELSTNITNGCSRVYKNRFPHFHRMVIQKFSNGSIVTDSVLEFNTTAVASPNVAEVKDTLIAAIANGNFSFSVDNTSITATVITDSANGSPVLASMLTAVWMILASLLLSAVIH, encoded by the exons ATGGAGTGGAGGATTATTGTACCTGTTCTGTGTCTAATTG GAATCCTACATGTGCCTGGAAATGCTGCTCAAACAAACAGCACCAACGCCACCACTGTTTATCGATTCAGTCTGCGCTTCAGCATCAATGACACTTTCCTGAGTAACTACTCCGACCTCACCAATACTGCAACCGCAGCCCTGATAAAAAACATCACCGCTCAG GTTGAGCCACTATACAGGACCAAATATGTAAACTTCCAACGCTTCAATATTTCGAAATTCAG TGCTGGCTCCATTGTGACAGAAGGAGAACTTCAATTTTCCAACGGCTCTAAGCCTAATGGACCAGATCTGACACAAGTCTTGAATAATGGAAGTTTCAGCTTCACAATCATTACGAATTCCACAATAACTGCTGAGGTCACAGAACCTGCTG CAACAACAACTGCAACACCAACTACAACCACCTCTGCACCTGCTAAAGTTGGGAAGATTAGTTTAGTGTTCAAGCTTCTtcaaaccttcaagaacaactACGCCAATCTCAGTGATCCTGAGACCAAAGAGCTGTCAACTAACATCACCAATGGG TGTTCTCGAGTTTACAAGAATCGTTTCCCACATTTCCACCGCATGGTCATTCAGAAGTTCAG CAATGGCTCCATTGTGACTGATTCTGTCCTCGAGTTTAACACCACGGCTGTCGCTAGTCCTAATGTGGCAGAAGTGAAAGACACCCTTATTGCAGCAATCGCAAATGGAAATTTCAGCTTCTCAGTTGATAACACATCCATCACTGCTACTGTTATCACAGACAGCG CTAACGGGTCTCCAGTCCTGGCTAGTATGCTCACAGCTGTGTGGATGATCCTAGCATCACTTCTGTTGTCAGCTGTGATTCACTAA